From a single Planctellipticum variicoloris genomic region:
- a CDS encoding ATP-binding protein: MGSAAAERVGINGASAATRGGALAGAAILAVGLTELSRLTPSAPPAIHLLTGVSLVAYLQAPRSQWSRIGLILAICGLLCGTAAEPLLSRIVASTGLQAGSMLLALLLIRIESCVGTLSGVRRIPPPVTRAAAAVGVSILLSLPWWRQLLPNLGPSSAVFTATLLAHVLGVLFLAPLAFELRHVNGARQRLSIDRESLIYLGSLILLGSGIGWLASGAIPWVLLPLGIIFSMQGWAALRLPIWVGAIGMLLLTLTLIIPPHLSIGPLVVSRGIPAVWTVELQLFLLSAGLATLLGSICVAGTRAIATREARYRAVVNDQADLIVRWRPDGAILFANSACRNFMAATGAAPEHRTPDRLPFADVEAVLSVVTRLTPEAPVEQSAQYAVLNDNLPVWLEWTNRGFFDGAGRLVEIQSVGRDVSSRKSLEDQVQERLRFDELLARTGRLFLDAERGRYDSALREALTELGNDLGVDRLRLIELVEESGAWRVLSEYWAPGLTQGGDWGRPRSSDLWNSAGWLAEQTVLGSTVVVERLDDLPESAADERRELEQCSVKSLLQVPLRAGGKVLGALYAESLRTEHAWSVGMIDRIRLIGGLFADVLARSRYESSLRFREHFERLIGDASSRFINCDARRIPQEIERLLDRVGTFLQIDRCQCVELSEARDVAERRSEWCAPGIDPLSDEGRRLMERDFLRLAPEITPARIRQVSRVEDLSQDEDSLRSVLLANGVKSIVIIPVSVELETIGMLSLVSLRRVKELPADRLPLMAMLGDLLGHAIQRERSARSLDRQREELALASRLSMMGEMAAGIAHDVKQPLHAIRAFSASIERATRAGIAPDGAPPPADKLAYWAGRISELVDRADAIVCKYRDFCRSSTQERERLPVSLPIRDSLAILQTELHEQGVTIEMSLGDDLPQIVGDRIQLQQVFVNLFKNACDELAEVESDRRRIVVTGRRSDRAGDGGVQISIRDFGRGLGQAAANQLFTLLYTTKPTGTGLGLAICQTIVADHRGHIWYESSDPGVTFHVWLPCAAETSP; encoded by the coding sequence ATGGGGTCCGCCGCTGCAGAACGGGTTGGCATCAACGGGGCTTCCGCGGCAACCCGCGGCGGAGCCTTGGCCGGCGCTGCGATTCTCGCCGTCGGTCTGACGGAGCTCTCCCGTCTCACCCCGTCGGCCCCCCCCGCGATCCATCTGCTGACCGGCGTCTCGTTGGTGGCTTACCTCCAGGCGCCCCGAAGTCAGTGGTCGCGGATCGGGCTGATCCTGGCCATCTGCGGTCTGCTCTGCGGGACGGCCGCCGAACCTCTGTTGAGCCGGATCGTGGCGTCCACCGGGCTGCAGGCAGGATCGATGCTGCTCGCCCTGCTCCTGATCCGGATCGAGTCCTGCGTCGGGACTCTGTCTGGCGTCCGTCGGATCCCTCCACCAGTGACGCGCGCGGCCGCCGCCGTGGGAGTCTCGATTCTGCTGTCGCTCCCCTGGTGGCGACAATTGCTGCCGAATCTGGGACCGTCCAGCGCCGTCTTCACGGCGACGCTGCTGGCTCACGTTCTGGGCGTTCTTTTCCTGGCGCCGCTGGCCTTCGAGCTGCGCCACGTCAACGGCGCCCGGCAGCGACTCTCGATCGACCGGGAATCGCTGATCTATCTGGGGAGCCTCATCCTGCTCGGCAGCGGCATCGGCTGGTTGGCCTCGGGCGCGATTCCGTGGGTCCTGCTGCCGCTGGGGATCATCTTCTCCATGCAGGGCTGGGCGGCGCTGAGGTTGCCGATCTGGGTCGGAGCGATCGGCATGTTGCTGCTGACGCTGACGCTGATCATCCCGCCCCATTTGTCCATCGGCCCGCTGGTCGTCTCTCGCGGAATCCCCGCTGTCTGGACGGTGGAGTTGCAGTTGTTTCTGCTGTCGGCCGGACTGGCGACGCTGCTGGGATCGATTTGTGTGGCGGGCACGCGCGCCATCGCGACCCGCGAAGCCCGCTACCGGGCCGTAGTGAATGACCAGGCGGATCTGATCGTCCGCTGGCGCCCGGACGGTGCGATCCTGTTCGCCAATTCCGCCTGCCGCAACTTCATGGCAGCCACGGGCGCCGCGCCGGAGCATCGAACGCCGGACAGACTCCCGTTCGCAGACGTTGAAGCCGTCCTCAGCGTCGTCACCCGCCTGACCCCGGAAGCTCCCGTCGAACAGTCCGCCCAGTACGCCGTGCTGAACGACAATCTCCCCGTCTGGCTGGAGTGGACGAATCGCGGCTTTTTTGACGGAGCCGGAAGGCTTGTCGAGATTCAGTCGGTCGGACGCGACGTATCGTCGCGCAAGAGCCTGGAAGACCAGGTTCAGGAGCGGCTGCGATTCGACGAGCTGCTGGCCCGCACCGGTCGGCTCTTTCTGGACGCCGAACGGGGCCGCTACGACTCGGCCTTGCGCGAGGCTCTGACCGAACTGGGAAACGACCTGGGAGTCGACCGACTGCGATTGATCGAACTCGTCGAAGAATCCGGGGCCTGGCGCGTCCTCTCGGAATACTGGGCCCCGGGACTGACGCAAGGGGGCGATTGGGGACGCCCCAGATCGAGCGACCTGTGGAACTCGGCCGGCTGGCTCGCCGAGCAGACGGTGCTGGGTTCGACTGTCGTCGTCGAACGGCTGGACGACCTGCCCGAATCCGCCGCCGATGAGCGTCGCGAGCTGGAACAGTGCTCCGTGAAGTCGCTGCTGCAGGTGCCGCTGCGCGCCGGAGGGAAGGTGCTGGGCGCGCTCTACGCGGAATCGCTCCGGACCGAACATGCCTGGTCGGTCGGCATGATCGATCGGATTCGCCTGATCGGCGGATTGTTTGCCGACGTCCTCGCCCGCTCGCGCTACGAGAGCTCGCTGCGGTTTCGCGAGCATTTCGAGCGACTGATCGGAGACGCCAGTTCGCGATTTATCAATTGCGACGCGCGGCGAATCCCGCAGGAGATCGAGCGGCTGCTCGATCGCGTCGGAACATTTCTGCAGATCGACCGCTGCCAGTGCGTTGAACTTTCGGAGGCGCGCGACGTCGCGGAGCGCCGAAGTGAATGGTGCGCGCCGGGCATCGATCCGTTGTCCGACGAAGGTCGGCGGCTGATGGAACGAGATTTTCTGCGACTGGCGCCGGAGATTACTCCCGCCCGAATTCGGCAGGTCTCCCGCGTGGAAGATCTGTCGCAGGACGAAGATTCGCTGCGCAGCGTCCTGCTGGCCAACGGGGTCAAGTCCATCGTGATCATTCCTGTCTCCGTGGAACTCGAAACCATTGGCATGCTCAGCCTGGTGTCGTTGCGACGCGTGAAGGAGCTGCCCGCCGATCGCCTGCCTCTGATGGCCATGCTCGGGGACCTGCTCGGCCACGCCATCCAGCGCGAACGGAGTGCGCGAAGTCTCGACCGCCAGCGCGAGGAACTCGCCCTGGCGTCGCGGTTGTCGATGATGGGCGAAATGGCCGCCGGCATCGCCCACGACGTCAAGCAACCCCTCCACGCCATTCGCGCATTCTCGGCGAGTATCGAACGAGCGACCCGCGCTGGAATCGCACCGGATGGCGCGCCTCCGCCGGCCGACAAACTGGCGTACTGGGCCGGCCGGATCTCGGAACTGGTCGACCGCGCCGACGCGATCGTCTGCAAATACCGCGACTTCTGCCGGTCGTCGACGCAGGAACGCGAACGCCTGCCGGTCTCGCTGCCGATTCGGGACTCGCTCGCGATCCTGCAGACCGAGCTCCACGAACAGGGAGTGACGATCGAGATGTCGCTGGGCGACGATCTCCCGCAGATCGTTGGCGACCGGATTCAATTGCAGCAGGTCTTCGTCAATCTCTTCAAAAATGCCTGCGATGAACTCGCCGAAGTCGAATCGGACCGGCGGCGCATCGTCGTCACGGGCCGCCGGTCCGATCGCGCTGGAGATGGCGGCGTCCAGATCTCGATCCGCGATTTTGGACGCGGTCTGGGGCAGGCAGCCGCCAATCAATTGTTTACACTGCTCTATACCACGAAGCCGACTGGCACCGGACTCGGCCTGGCAATCTGTCAGACCATCGTCGCCGATCATCGTGGTCATATCTGGTACGAATCGTCGGATCCCGGTGTTACGTTTCATGTCTGGCTCCCTTGCGCTGCGGAGACCTCGCCATGA
- a CDS encoding response regulator transcription factor, with product MIPKESRVFIVDDDGDVREAIATLVTQLGLAATGFESAEAFLVGYRGERPACVVTDVRMLGMTGLELQVELGRRGLLLPVIVLTAHADTPTTVRAMKQGAFTLLDKPCRDSELWEAIRAALEQDVEQVRLEARQRELQAHLALLTQGEQDVLDLLMEGEANKVIAQKLDLGLRTVEARRQSLLKKFEVDSLAELIPLVLLARQGQVRN from the coding sequence ATGATTCCGAAAGAGTCTCGAGTTTTCATCGTCGATGACGACGGCGACGTCCGGGAAGCGATCGCCACCCTGGTGACGCAGCTCGGCCTCGCCGCGACCGGCTTCGAGTCGGCGGAAGCGTTTCTTGTCGGCTATCGGGGGGAACGCCCCGCCTGCGTCGTGACGGACGTTCGCATGCTTGGCATGACCGGACTGGAACTGCAGGTGGAACTGGGCCGCCGGGGACTGCTGCTGCCGGTCATCGTTCTGACCGCGCACGCCGACACCCCCACGACGGTTCGGGCCATGAAGCAGGGCGCCTTCACGCTGCTCGATAAGCCGTGCCGCGATTCCGAATTGTGGGAGGCGATCCGGGCGGCTCTGGAACAGGACGTCGAGCAGGTGCGGCTCGAAGCCCGCCAGCGTGAACTGCAGGCGCACCTGGCCCTGCTCACGCAGGGCGAGCAGGATGTGCTCGACCTGCTGATGGAAGGCGAAGCCAATAAGGTGATCGCACAAAAGCTGGATCTCGGCCTCCGGACCGTCGAGGCGCGCCGACAATCGCTCCTCAAGAAATTCGAAGTCGATTCGCTCGCCGAACTGATTCCGCTGGTCCTGCTGGCCCGTCAGGGGCAGGTGCGGAACTGA
- a CDS encoding transporter encodes MAASRIGTVRAVVSLLLAAAILAPGTFACAAPPHNDSLESVGQISPSAPWWSADSEVFPAPRAAEFAATDAEFPWLTQRSGLARNRAGDPARLRLTQNDSSSTEEADIANPGPDMGDYPNSAYTLRKGQAYVEMGPASFRTKNASTSSAYATPFLLRYGVTDDVEFRVLGTGLTSLISPNQTTGFGVLTFDTKIHLWNDRMEYFIPAVSFEASLQSRLGSPAFQAGIDPSLNINMDFPFTEQTNLEATVSYAGGESSIYLITGGGGPADRHPTVVNVSQNDFTFSVQAALEQEVTDSFSVFVHGYYGVPVQASGGADAVAGAGFFYQINRRVMTFGSANAGLTETVSPFLTQLGVAIAF; translated from the coding sequence ATGGCTGCGAGCCGCATTGGCACCGTCAGAGCCGTCGTGAGCCTGCTGTTGGCTGCGGCGATCCTGGCTCCGGGGACGTTTGCTTGCGCTGCACCGCCGCACAATGATTCCCTGGAATCTGTGGGGCAGATATCGCCGTCAGCCCCCTGGTGGTCGGCGGATTCCGAAGTCTTTCCCGCTCCGCGGGCAGCGGAGTTCGCGGCAACTGATGCGGAATTCCCCTGGCTGACTCAACGATCCGGCCTGGCCCGGAATCGGGCCGGAGATCCTGCCCGACTCCGCCTGACTCAGAATGACTCGAGTTCGACCGAAGAGGCGGATATCGCCAACCCCGGCCCGGACATGGGCGATTACCCGAATAGCGCGTACACGCTTCGAAAGGGGCAGGCATACGTCGAAATGGGGCCGGCGTCGTTCCGTACCAAGAACGCCAGCACCTCTTCAGCGTACGCCACTCCATTTCTGCTCCGGTATGGCGTCACCGACGACGTGGAGTTCCGCGTGCTGGGGACCGGGTTGACGTCTTTGATCAGCCCGAATCAAACAACCGGCTTTGGCGTCCTGACGTTCGACACGAAGATTCATCTCTGGAACGACCGGATGGAGTATTTCATCCCCGCTGTTTCGTTCGAGGCGTCGCTGCAGAGTCGACTCGGCAGCCCCGCATTTCAGGCGGGGATCGATCCGTCGCTGAATATCAACATGGACTTTCCGTTTACGGAGCAAACCAATCTGGAGGCGACCGTTTCGTATGCAGGAGGAGAAAGCAGCATCTACCTGATCACGGGGGGCGGCGGTCCGGCCGACAGGCATCCAACTGTCGTGAATGTCAGCCAGAACGATTTCACGTTCTCGGTCCAGGCGGCGTTGGAGCAGGAGGTGACCGACTCGTTTTCCGTATTCGTGCACGGCTACTACGGAGTGCCGGTCCAGGCATCCGGTGGGGCCGACGCGGTCGCTGGAGCCGGGTTCTTTTACCAGATCAACCGTCGGGTAATGACTTTCGGTTCGGCCAACGCCGGCCTGACAGAGACCGTGTCGCCGTTCCTGACGCAGTTGGGAGTCGCCATAGCGTTTTAG